From a region of the Zingiber officinale cultivar Zhangliang chromosome 4B, Zo_v1.1, whole genome shotgun sequence genome:
- the LOC121977332 gene encoding myb-related protein Hv33-like gives MGRHSCCLKQKLRKGLWSPEEDEKLYNHIIRYGIGCWSTVPKLAGLQRCGKSCRLRWINYLRPDLKRGNFSQQEEDLIVSLHEIMGNRWSQIALQLPGRTDNEIKNFWNSSLKKKLRHRGIDPSTHKPLGEVEANQEVLHSNAESDAAGIEQLPLAPALDPFPFLEFHTCLDSTENVNLNIYTQFQQNMIEPIGQSDCLTNTGLCGYSSNILDSSDNFGYGESSSNSSTNWNCNINLPDEALNWASESKAHEHKFNPWQQVCFNASRGPMASEFNLDLF, from the exons ATGGGACGGCATTCTTGCTGTCTCAAGCAGAAGCTGAGGAAAGGCTTGTGGTCTCCTGAAGAGGATGAGAAGCTCTACAACCACATCATTAGATATGGAATTGGATGCTGGAGCACTGTGCCTAAATTAGCAG GACTGCAACGCTGTGGCAAGAGTTGTAGGCTCAGGTGGATCAATTACCTCCGGCCGGATCTTAAAAGAGGCAACTTCTCTCAGCAAGAGGAGGATTTGATCGTAAGCCTGCATGAGATTATGGGAAACAG GTGGTCTCAAATTGCATTGCAGTTGCCAGGGCGAACCGATAACGAGATCAAGAACTTCTGGAATTCGAGCCTGAAGAAGAAGCTACGGCACAGGGGAATCGACCCAAGCACCCACAAGCCACTCGGCGAGGTAGAAGCAAACCAGGAGGTTCTCCACTCAAACGCTGAAAGTGATGCAGCAGGCATTGAGCAGTTGCCATTGGCGCCGGCCCTCGATCCCTTCCCCTTTCTCGAATTCCATACCTGTTTGGATTCAACGGAGAATGTGAACCTGAATATCTACACCCAATTCCAGCAAAACATGATCGAACCAATAGGGCAGAGTGACTGTTTGACCAATACAGGTTTGTGTGGTTATAGCAGCAACATCTTGGATAGCTCGGATAACTTCGGCTATGGAGAAAGCTCAAGCAACAGCAGCACCAACTGGAACTGCAACATCAATCTACCAGATGAAGCCCTGAATTGGGCATCAGAGAGCAAGGCACATGAACACAAGTTTAATCCCTGGCAACAAGTTTGCTTCAATGCGTCTCGAGGACCAATGGCCAGTGAATTCAATCTGGATTTGttctag
- the LOC121974555 gene encoding peroxidase 72-like, with product MAAASINFLVLLIALALSPLSLAFSHGAHPFLYPQFYDYSCPKAHQIVRSIVAKAVAKEARMAASLLRLHFHDCFVKGCDASVLLDSSAGIVSEKGSVPNRNSIRGFEVIDEIKSALEKECPRTVSCADILTLAARDSTVLVGGPFWEVPLGRRDSLGASIQGSNRNIPAPNNTHQTIVTKFKLQGLDLVDLVALSGSHTIGFSRCTSFRQRLYNQTGNGLPDFSLDAGYAAHLRAGCPRSGGDQNLFPTDFASPARFDNYYFKNLLARKGLLSSDEILVTGSPETRRLVELYAADAGAFFVQFSKSMVKMGNITPLTGNKGEIRYNCRKINHQ from the exons ATGGCAGCTGCTTCAATCAACTTCCTCGTGTTACTGATCGCCCttgctctctctcctctctccctcGCCTTCTCTCACGGAGCTCATCCGTTCCTATACCCCCAATTCTACGACTACTCCTGCCCCAAAGCTCACCAGATCGTCCGGTCCATCGTCGCGAAAGCCGTCGCAAAGGAAGCGAGGATGGCCGCTTCTCTGCTCCGACTCCACTTCCACGACTGCTTCGTTAAG GGATGCGACGCGTCGGTTCTGCTGGACAGCAGCGCGGGAATCGTGAGCGAAAAGGGCTCCGTCCCCAACCGGAACTCTATACGAGGTTTCGAGGTGATCGACGAGATCAAGTCCGCGCTGGAGAAGGAGTGCCCTCGCACCGTCTCCTGCGCCGACATTTTGACTCTTGCCGCCAGAGACTCCACTGTCTTG GTTGGTGGGCCATTCTGGGAGGTTCCACTTGGTCGGAGGGACTCACTTGGAGCCAGCATTCAGGGCTCCAACCGCAACATTCCGGCTCCCAACAACACTCACCAGACCATCGTCACCAAGTTCAAGCTCCAGGGACTCGACCTCGTCGACCTTGTCGCCCTCTCAGGTAGTCACACGATTGGGTTCTCGCGGTGCACCAGCTTCAGGCAGAGGCTGTACAACCAGACCGGTAATGGGCTGCCGGACTTCAGCCTCGACGCCGGCTACGCCGCCCATCTGCGTGCCGGTTGCCCGCGGTCCGGCGGCGACCAGAACCTCTTCCCGACCGACTTTGCGAGCCCCGCCCGGTTCGACAACTACTACTTCAAGAACTTGCTGGCGAGGAAGGGGCTGCTGAGCTCCGACGAGATATTGGTCACCGGCAGCCCGGAGACAAGGCGGTTGGTGGAGCTCTACGCGGCCGATGCCGGGGCATTCTTCGTGCAATTCTCGAAGTCGATGGTGAAGATGGGGAACATTACGCCATTGACCGGGAACAAGGGGGAGATAAGATACAATTGCAGGAAGATTAACCATCAGTAA